The Eubacteriales bacterium genome has a window encoding:
- a CDS encoding M20 family metallopeptidase → MDINALASEMKNELVRIRRDLHKIPETAYSEFKTNEYIMRYLNSLNADIVSKIAKTGVKAVFYSKNATKTIAIRSDIDALPITENTGLSFASINPDFMHACGHDAHMAMALVTAKIISKIRDMLSCNMVFLFQPAEESTGGAELMIESGALSSPKVDEIYAFHVWPDVPLGKVSIKKGAVMANMCDFDIDIHGKSAHSSKPDIGIDAIEYAAHFIAYCKDIVKKDENAVLNIGKISGGNSRNIISDFVHMEGTLRSFDEDVFNNLRKNIKDKLSSLEKSGHVKTKYLENTFFPAVVNPNGLADKVSALLPKELLFDVEPSMASEDFAYYQKAVPGLYMFLGIGTNDKTLTLHSNDFNFDESVLELGLYIYLHILSEYISG, encoded by the coding sequence ATGGATATAAATGCTTTAGCCTCAGAAATGAAAAACGAACTTGTAAGAATCCGCCGCGATTTACATAAAATTCCCGAGACAGCATACAGCGAATTTAAAACAAATGAGTATATAATGAGATACTTAAATTCACTTAATGCTGATATCGTTTCCAAAATCGCAAAAACCGGAGTTAAAGCTGTCTTTTATTCCAAAAATGCTACAAAGACTATAGCTATACGTTCAGATATAGACGCTCTTCCGATAACTGAAAACACCGGGCTTTCCTTTGCTTCCATAAATCCGGATTTCATGCATGCCTGCGGGCACGATGCACATATGGCTATGGCACTCGTAACAGCCAAAATAATCAGCAAAATTAGGGACATGCTTTCATGTAACATGGTATTTTTATTTCAACCTGCCGAAGAATCCACAGGCGGAGCCGAACTCATGATAGAAAGCGGCGCGCTTTCAAGCCCTAAAGTTGATGAGATATATGCATTTCATGTTTGGCCGGACGTTCCACTTGGAAAAGTCAGCATAAAAAAAGGCGCAGTAATGGCTAACATGTGTGATTTTGATATAGACATACACGGAAAAAGTGCACATAGTTCAAAACCGGACATAGGAATAGATGCAATTGAATATGCGGCTCACTTTATTGCTTATTGCAAAGATATAGTTAAAAAAGATGAAAACGCAGTTTTAAACATAGGAAAAATTAGTGGTGGAAACAGCAGAAATATAATAAGCGACTTTGTACATATGGAAGGCACTCTCAGGTCTTTTGACGAGGATGTTTTTAATAATTTGCGAAAAAATATTAAGGACAAGCTGTCTAGCCTTGAAAAATCCGGCCATGTAAAGACCAAATATCTTGAAAATACTTTTTTCCCGGCAGTTGTCAATCCAAATGGATTGGCAGATAAAGTAAGTGCTTTACTGCCAAAAGAGTTGCTTTTCGATGTAGAACCAAGCATGGCTTCAGAAGATTTTGCTTATTATCAAAAAGCTGTTCCAGGGCTTTACATGTTTTTAGGCATTGGAACTAACGATAAAACCTTAACGCTGCATTCTAATGACTTCAACTTTGATGAAAGCGTATTGGAGTTAGGGCTTTATATATATTTACATATATTATCGGAGTATATAAGTGGCTGA
- a CDS encoding HD domain-containing protein translates to MACLTLEDIRSNEKINYLVNYANRCLEQIGYTDHGPRHVGYVSRIAGKLLSELDYPERRVELAKIAGWVHDVGNMINRNEHGLTGATMLFSVLNDLNMDIEDVCDICSAVGSHEEQMGKPVSDISAALIIADKIDAYKARVRANKYDPNDIHDRVNYSIQNTNVIVDKNNKTIMFDFTMDATSSIMEFMQLYLTRMKMCEESAKFLGCSFILKVNGTTANRLISVKGSNNV, encoded by the coding sequence ATGGCATGCCTGACACTTGAAGACATACGCAGCAATGAAAAAATCAATTACTTGGTTAACTATGCAAACCGTTGTCTTGAACAGATAGGTTATACGGATCATGGCCCTCGGCACGTCGGATACGTAAGCCGTATAGCAGGCAAGCTCTTAAGCGAGCTTGACTACCCGGAACGCAGGGTTGAACTTGCCAAGATCGCCGGGTGGGTACACGACGTTGGTAACATGATAAACAGGAACGAACATGGATTGACCGGCGCAACTATGCTGTTTTCCGTTCTAAACGATTTAAATATGGACATAGAGGACGTATGCGATATTTGTTCAGCAGTCGGCTCACATGAAGAGCAGATGGGTAAGCCGGTAAGCGACATATCCGCCGCATTAATAATAGCGGACAAGATAGATGCATACAAAGCAAGGGTACGTGCAAATAAATACGATCCTAACGATATCCACGACCGTGTAAACTACTCTATCCAAAATACAAACGTGATAGTTGATAAAAATAACAAGACCATAATGTTCGACTTTACCATGGACGCTACATCATCTATCATGGAATTTATGCAATTATACTTAACCCGCATGAAAATGTGTGAGGAAAGTGCTAAGTTCCTGGGATGCAGCTTTATACTCAAAGTAAACGGCACAACTGCTAACAGGCTCATCTCCGTAAAAGGGAGCAATAATGTTTAG
- a CDS encoding Hsp33 family molecular chaperone HslO, with protein sequence MAQLIKTLINLDAVVVACDTTDICEHARQIHGLTYTTSAVLGRALTAAIIMGNSLKNADTSVTLNINGGGPAGTVITVSNSECEVKGYVTNPAVSLPLNDKGK encoded by the coding sequence ATGGCACAATTAATAAAAACACTCATAAATCTAGATGCCGTTGTGGTTGCATGCGACACAACAGATATATGCGAGCATGCAAGGCAGATTCATGGCCTGACATATACTACAAGCGCCGTTTTAGGCAGAGCTTTGACTGCAGCTATAATAATGGGCAATTCACTTAAGAACGCCGATACAAGCGTAACCTTAAATATAAACGGTGGTGGCCCTGCGGGCACTGTAATTACCGTTTCCAACAGCGAATGCGAAGTTAAAGGATATGTGACTAATCCTGCCGTTTCACTCCCGCTTAACGATAAGGGAAAATAG
- a CDS encoding class I SAM-dependent methyltransferase, with protein MADSYSYLSKIYDTMMHDVDYDAWSKYIASFIKGEYPDKKINILETACGTGNITWRLAKEGYSVIASDISEEMLAKAAQNLAANGQKAVLIIKDMQNITLNHSVEVIISVCDGINYLNAQQVQRFFKTAYANLKEGGILLFDISSEFKYKEVIANNVFCDEDDSSAYIWKNTLNKNSCEMDVTIFIKENDVFKRFSEQHKHYIHSEKYLKARLLSAGFSKVKTFDCFTKDMVKENSNRIQFLAKKG; from the coding sequence GTGGCTGATTCCTACTCTTATTTATCTAAAATATATGATACAATGATGCACGACGTAGACTATGATGCGTGGTCGAAATATATAGCGTCTTTTATAAAAGGCGAATATCCGGATAAAAAAATAAATATTTTAGAAACGGCATGCGGCACCGGAAATATAACGTGGAGACTAGCAAAAGAAGGATATAGCGTCATAGCTTCAGACATAAGCGAAGAAATGCTTGCTAAAGCCGCTCAAAATTTAGCGGCAAACGGGCAAAAGGCTGTGCTTATTATCAAAGATATGCAGAATATAACGCTTAACCACAGTGTAGAGGTAATTATAAGTGTGTGCGACGGAATAAATTACTTGAACGCACAGCAGGTACAAAGGTTCTTCAAAACTGCATATGCCAATCTAAAAGAAGGCGGTATATTGCTGTTTGACATCAGTAGCGAGTTTAAGTATAAAGAAGTTATAGCAAACAACGTGTTTTGCGATGAAGATGACAGTAGTGCCTATATTTGGAAAAATACACTAAATAAAAACTCCTGTGAAATGGACGTAACGATCTTTATAAAAGAAAACGATGTATTTAAACGGTTTTCAGAACAGCACAAACATTATATTCACAGCGAAAAATATTTAAAAGCAAGGCTTTTAAGCGCCGGCTTTTCAAAGGTTAAAACCTTTGATTGTTTTACCAAAGATATGGTAAAAGAAAATTCTAACAGAATACAATTCCTCGCTAAGAAGGGGTAG
- a CDS encoding dihydroorotate dehydrogenase electron transfer subunit → MAKMICASVFHNKRIAKDIFELKMYSSDLKNIGFVPGQFVNIKIPDSPDLMLLRPMSINSYDALNGFVTCVYQIAGEGTRRLSYIHPKDNIDILLPLGNGFNIKQSYKKILLIGGGVGVSPLRAVAETKKASFDAVLGFKSKDYACQLDEFSNLTDNLIIATEDGSMGVKGFVTDALNTVKETEYDAVFICGPRPMAGALKRYFSASKLKEIFISMEERMGCGTGGCAVCACKIKRDGHETYLKVCKDGPVFSLSEVVL, encoded by the coding sequence ATGGCTAAAATGATATGCGCCTCAGTGTTTCATAACAAGCGTATCGCAAAAGATATCTTTGAATTAAAGATGTACTCTAGCGATCTTAAAAATATAGGCTTTGTCCCGGGGCAGTTTGTTAATATAAAGATACCAGACAGCCCTGACCTAATGCTTTTAAGGCCAATGAGCATAAACTCTTATGACGCCTTAAACGGTTTTGTTACGTGCGTTTACCAAATAGCAGGGGAGGGGACGCGCAGGCTATCGTATATTCATCCAAAAGACAATATAGACATATTGCTGCCGCTTGGAAACGGCTTTAACATAAAGCAAAGTTATAAAAAGATACTTTTAATCGGCGGCGGAGTCGGTGTGTCGCCTCTAAGGGCGGTTGCCGAAACTAAAAAGGCCTCCTTTGATGCGGTATTAGGCTTTAAGTCTAAAGATTACGCCTGCCAGTTAGATGAATTTAGCAATTTAACTGATAATTTGATAATTGCAACGGAAGACGGCAGTATGGGCGTAAAAGGGTTTGTCACCGATGCGCTAAACACTGTAAAAGAAACCGAATACGACGCTGTCTTTATATGCGGGCCTCGGCCTATGGCCGGCGCTCTTAAGAGATATTTTTCAGCCAGCAAGCTAAAAGAGATATTCATCTCAATGGAAGAAAGAATGGGGTGCGGAACCGGCGGATGTGCGGTCTGCGCTTGTAAAATAAAAAGGGACGGGCACGAAACTTATTTAAAGGTATGCAAAGACGGCCCGGTATTTTCCCTGTCCGAGGTGGTATTATGA
- a CDS encoding ACT domain-containing protein — protein MPFKPKCISDIFCAIAAEEIFVDIITQSPPKNDIVDIAFTLKKSDLNKAVEIIKKQINKSQIFTINNVSKITVEGEGMAKQSGVAAKVLGAFTQNKISALLIATSETKISICVNSDDTALAINTISQMLDL, from the coding sequence ATGCCATTTAAACCCAAATGCATATCGGATATCTTTTGTGCAATAGCAGCCGAGGAGATATTTGTAGATATAATAACGCAATCTCCGCCTAAAAATGATATAGTTGATATTGCGTTCACCTTAAAGAAAAGTGATTTAAACAAGGCTGTTGAGATAATTAAAAAGCAGATAAATAAAAGCCAAATCTTTACTATCAACAACGTATCGAAGATAACGGTTGAAGGCGAAGGAATGGCTAAACAATCTGGTGTAGCTGCAAAAGTTTTAGGGGCATTCACCCAGAACAAGATATCTGCCCTATTAATAGCTACATCCGAAACTAAAATCTCCATCTGCGTAAACAGCGACGATACAGCTTTAGCTATAAACACTATTTCGCAGATGTTAGATTTATAA
- a CDS encoding Hsp33 family molecular chaperone HslO has translation MLPHASEQTISEIENRVDKISNYSNMLQDKTPSEALNEIFNGLPVDFIEEVTPKYKCSCSKERLKSVIVSMGQKEIEDIIKKDGKAEIICKFCNKKYNFNKEELLSLLKKATSEENKLES, from the coding sequence TTGCTTCCGCATGCCTCGGAACAGACCATTTCGGAAATTGAAAACAGAGTGGATAAAATTTCAAACTACTCTAACATGCTTCAAGACAAGACCCCAAGTGAAGCCCTAAATGAGATTTTTAACGGTCTTCCGGTAGATTTTATTGAGGAAGTTACGCCAAAGTATAAATGCAGCTGCAGTAAAGAGCGCCTTAAAAGCGTGATAGTATCTATGGGTCAAAAAGAAATCGAAGACATAATCAAAAAAGATGGAAAAGCGGAAATAATTTGCAAATTCTGTAATAAAAAATACAATTTCAATAAAGAAGAACTTTTATCTTTATTGAAAAAAGCTACAAGTGAGGAAAACAAACTTGAAAGTTAA
- the pyrE gene encoding orotate phosphoribosyltransferase, whose protein sequence is MTNEQKIKILKEIEVMLEGHFLLTSGRHSDKYMQCAKLFQYPKYAEMFAKDLCENFRNDKIDVVVGPAVGGIILAYEVSRQLDVKNVFAERENGEMCLRRGFEVLPGQNVLIVEDVVTTGGSVKEVISLMKELGANILGVGSVVDRSAGKTDFGYPFFAVLSMEVKSYAPEECPICKKNLPLVKPGSRNLK, encoded by the coding sequence ATGACTAACGAACAAAAAATTAAAATTTTAAAAGAAATTGAAGTAATGCTGGAAGGGCACTTTTTGCTGACATCCGGCCGCCATTCCGACAAGTATATGCAGTGCGCTAAATTATTTCAGTATCCTAAATATGCCGAAATGTTCGCAAAAGATTTATGCGAGAATTTCAGAAATGATAAAATAGATGTTGTAGTTGGGCCTGCCGTTGGCGGAATTATCCTTGCATACGAAGTATCGCGCCAATTGGATGTGAAAAACGTATTTGCAGAAAGGGAAAACGGTGAAATGTGCCTGCGGCGCGGTTTTGAAGTGCTGCCCGGGCAAAACGTATTGATAGTAGAGGACGTTGTTACAACAGGTGGCTCTGTTAAAGAAGTAATATCTTTAATGAAAGAATTAGGGGCAAACATCTTAGGAGTCGGTAGCGTTGTAGACAGAAGCGCCGGCAAGACGGATTTTGGCTATCCGTTTTTTGCGGTGCTATCTATGGAGGTAAAATCCTACGCACCTGAAGAATGCCCAATTTGCAAAAAAAATCTACCGCTGGTTAAACCCGGCAGTAGAAATTTAAAATAA
- the dapB gene encoding 4-hydroxy-tetrahydrodipicolinate reductase, giving the protein MIRVILNGVNGKMGQVLANTISVNENIAVIAGIDRFTSAHKNPFPVYENINECDLPADVLIDFSRPEALPNNIEYCKRKNMSIVIATTGFNADELAIIEEASNIIPIFMASNMSLGVNLQMELCKKAASFLGYSYDVEIIETHHNQKVDSPSGTALSIANSINEAYLNTMDYTYGRHSRNDKRTNHEIGIHSVRGGTVPGEHQVKFFGNDEILEINHFAISKQIFAVGAIRAAKFISEKAPGLYGMKDILAEQSELTNVFCDVDQAIVFYNRYAI; this is encoded by the coding sequence ATGATTAGAGTTATTTTAAACGGAGTTAACGGCAAGATGGGCCAGGTGTTGGCAAATACGATATCTGTTAACGAAAATATTGCAGTTATAGCCGGAATAGACAGATTTACGTCAGCGCATAAAAATCCATTCCCCGTATATGAAAATATAAATGAATGTGATTTGCCTGCCGATGTATTAATAGATTTTTCACGTCCAGAGGCTTTGCCAAACAACATTGAATACTGTAAACGTAAAAATATGTCCATTGTAATTGCAACGACAGGTTTCAATGCAGACGAACTGGCAATAATAGAGGAAGCGTCTAACATTATACCCATATTTATGGCGTCTAACATGTCGCTTGGCGTTAACTTGCAGATGGAACTTTGCAAAAAGGCTGCTTCTTTTCTGGGGTATTCTTACGACGTTGAAATAATAGAGACCCACCACAATCAAAAAGTAGATTCCCCTAGCGGGACGGCCTTATCTATCGCCAACAGTATAAATGAGGCGTATTTAAACACTATGGACTATACGTATGGCCGCCACTCAAGAAACGATAAAAGAACCAACCATGAAATAGGCATACATTCAGTACGCGGTGGTACTGTACCGGGAGAGCATCAAGTCAAGTTCTTTGGTAACGATGAGATTTTGGAAATAAACCACTTTGCTATTTCAAAGCAGATATTTGCCGTTGGAGCTATTCGCGCTGCTAAGTTTATCTCTGAAAAAGCTCCGGGGCTTTATGGTATGAAAGATATTTTAGCCGAACAAAGCGAACTTACAAACGTTTTTTGCGATGTAGATCAAGCTATAGTGTTCTATAACCGGTATGCCATTTAA
- a CDS encoding tetratricopeptide repeat protein, whose protein sequence is MKVKSGNVRKAENKILSFNQPAQFFIRLAEKHLDKNDFLDALYYYRKASDIEPGDIDNQIAIAEILTEIGHFEESNNLFFKLLRRNSYIIPECYFGIGCNYMELGEFELAKENFQKYLDKDPDGEFYTDTMEFLDVLKDELQNKEIIGPIADVANLNNLQLSITGKDFIDKGEYDEAIKILESITDINDFLYAKNNLALAYFCKGKYDKAVKITKNVLKKQPSNVYATCNMAMLMKKTDNLKEYKRYLNLISNFSVQQLDEMQKIALTFCELDEHRLANISLKNILTLSPYDKKIMHYTAVSYYNIGSISEARELWLDILKIDPLNSIAKYYIRLVSNQDECRKIPVLNYVYQVPFEEITSRVKLLNRYMGYSKDELKKLWSEKGSLKSILLWGLEHGDNYIKHAILDMVGSFEDSEAEDILRNFILSHNELDDIKNEALFLLKKMDAKEPYKAYLNGSVVDVKVGVLKTRSDIPNTYKRVFELASEKTQVHENEKILNSILKAWQEYIKTFDKEKLPIIRKPELWAAALEYLCSVSQKISTDLDEICSRYGVNKNSVVERFVYLNALDLL, encoded by the coding sequence TTGAAAGTTAAAAGCGGAAATGTAAGAAAAGCGGAAAATAAAATATTGTCTTTCAACCAGCCTGCACAGTTTTTTATACGGTTAGCAGAGAAGCACCTTGACAAAAATGACTTTTTAGATGCGCTTTACTACTATAGAAAAGCTTCCGATATAGAACCTGGCGATATAGACAACCAGATCGCTATTGCCGAAATTTTAACGGAAATAGGGCATTTTGAAGAATCCAATAATCTATTTTTTAAGCTTTTGAGAAGAAACAGCTATATAATACCAGAATGCTATTTTGGCATAGGATGCAATTATATGGAGCTTGGAGAATTCGAGTTGGCAAAGGAAAACTTCCAAAAGTACCTTGATAAAGACCCTGACGGCGAATTCTATACCGATACCATGGAATTTTTGGATGTATTAAAAGACGAACTGCAAAACAAAGAAATCATAGGTCCTATAGCAGATGTCGCTAACTTAAATAACCTTCAGTTGTCTATTACAGGGAAAGATTTTATAGACAAAGGGGAATACGACGAAGCAATTAAAATACTTGAAAGTATTACTGATATAAACGATTTTTTATATGCAAAGAATAACTTAGCTCTTGCTTATTTTTGCAAAGGGAAATATGACAAAGCGGTAAAAATAACTAAAAATGTATTAAAAAAGCAGCCGAGTAATGTCTATGCGACCTGTAATATGGCAATGCTCATGAAAAAAACGGACAATTTAAAGGAGTATAAACGCTATCTTAATTTAATATCTAATTTTTCAGTCCAGCAGCTAGACGAAATGCAGAAAATTGCACTTACATTTTGTGAACTGGACGAACACAGGCTTGCAAATATAAGTTTAAAAAATATACTTACGTTAAGCCCGTATGACAAAAAAATAATGCATTATACAGCTGTTTCCTATTACAATATCGGCTCTATCTCGGAGGCAAGGGAGCTTTGGCTAGACATCTTAAAGATAGACCCGTTAAACAGCATAGCAAAATATTATATAAGGCTTGTATCAAACCAGGATGAATGCCGCAAAATACCTGTGCTTAACTATGTTTATCAAGTCCCATTCGAGGAAATAACTAGTAGAGTCAAACTGCTAAACAGGTATATGGGATATTCAAAAGATGAATTAAAGAAACTGTGGAGTGAAAAAGGGTCTTTAAAAAGTATACTTTTATGGGGGCTAGAACATGGAGACAACTATATAAAACATGCTATTTTGGATATGGTAGGATCTTTTGAAGACAGCGAAGCTGAGGATATACTTAGAAACTTCATTTTAAGCCACAACGAGCTCGACGACATAAAGAACGAAGCGCTTTTTTTACTTAAAAAAATGGATGCAAAAGAGCCATACAAAGCTTATTTAAACGGTTCGGTAGTAGATGTAAAAGTAGGGGTATTAAAAACTCGGTCCGATATACCAAACACCTATAAAAGAGTGTTTGAACTGGCTTCTGAAAAGACCCAGGTACATGAAAACGAAAAGATCTTAAACAGTATTCTAAAGGCATGGCAGGAATATATAAAGACTTTTGATAAAGAAAAGCTGCCGATAATAAGAAAACCGGAATTGTGGGCAGCTGCCCTGGAGTATCTATGCTCGGTTTCTCAGAAAATAAGCACAGACCTAGATGAGATATGTTCCAGATACGGTGTAAACAAAAATTCGGTTGTAGAGAGATTTGTATACCTAAATGCTCTTGATTTGTTATAA
- a CDS encoding dihydroorotate dehydrogenase: MSVDMSVEFLGCTFSNPIVAASGTFGFAKEYADYFDLSLIGGVSLKALTYNETIGNPPPRIAEVNSGIINSVGLQNPGVKAFVKDIWPNISKIKTVKIANISGFSKEDYLNVIEELNNCDIDLYELNISCPNVAHGGAFFGRDEKKAYEIVSAAKKKAAKPLIVKLMPILPSLDAVAIAAEEAGADALSLINTLPAMAIDAKSKRPVLGNVTGGLSGPAIKPVALKLVYEVSKCVKIPIIGGGGVFSGEDAAEFMLAGASLVSAGTATLADPYAVLRIVDELRKYALSQGVKQIKELTNALIVG, encoded by the coding sequence ATGAGCGTTGATATGTCTGTTGAATTTTTAGGATGCACTTTTTCAAACCCTATAGTAGCTGCATCCGGTACATTTGGCTTTGCCAAAGAATATGCGGATTATTTTGATTTGTCGCTTATAGGCGGAGTATCGCTAAAAGCGCTTACTTACAATGAAACCATAGGAAACCCTCCGCCGAGGATAGCAGAAGTTAACAGCGGTATTATAAACAGCGTAGGGCTGCAAAACCCGGGCGTAAAAGCTTTTGTTAAAGACATATGGCCAAATATATCCAAAATAAAAACAGTTAAAATAGCCAACATTTCAGGCTTCAGCAAGGAAGATTACCTAAACGTTATAGAAGAATTAAATAATTGCGACATAGATTTATATGAGTTAAACATATCTTGCCCAAATGTGGCGCACGGCGGCGCGTTTTTCGGCAGAGACGAAAAAAAGGCTTATGAAATAGTCAGTGCTGCGAAGAAAAAGGCGGCTAAGCCGCTTATCGTAAAGCTTATGCCTATTTTGCCTTCGTTGGATGCCGTTGCCATAGCGGCTGAGGAAGCGGGAGCAGATGCGCTCTCTTTGATAAACACTCTGCCTGCAATGGCAATAGACGCAAAAAGCAAAAGGCCGGTTTTGGGAAATGTAACCGGCGGCTTATCCGGCCCTGCAATAAAGCCTGTTGCCTTAAAGCTTGTATACGAAGTCTCTAAATGCGTGAAGATCCCTATAATCGGGGGCGGGGGAGTCTTTTCCGGCGAAGATGCGGCCGAGTTCATGCTGGCTGGCGCCTCGCTCGTATCGGCAGGCACGGCTACTCTTGCAGACCCGTATGCCGTATTAAGGATAGTTGATGAATTAAGAAAATACGCTTTAAGCCAAGGTGTAAAACAAATAAAAGAATTAACAAACGCATTGATAGTGGGGTAA
- the dapA gene encoding 4-hydroxy-tetrahydrodipicolinate synthase — translation MSVFKGSCVALSTPFTKDGINFDTLAKLIEFHIDNKTDSILVCGTTGEPSTMTTAEKCAVIDFTVKRVSGRIPIIAGAGTNNTVSSVEMAKKASELGADAILAVTPYYNKCSVAGLIKHFNAMTDASKLPTIVYNVPSRTGLNITPDTLLKLSENKYIVGIKEASANITQIVEMARLCEGKIDLYAGNDDHAIPIMSVGGLGVISVTANVAPKEVHDMATAYLNKDLDTAKKLQFMLNPLSAALFSDVNPIPVKTALRLMGFDMGELRLPLCDMSYDKLDKLKVELAKLGKIN, via the coding sequence ATGAGCGTTTTTAAAGGAAGCTGTGTTGCTCTATCTACTCCGTTTACCAAGGACGGAATAAATTTTGACACTTTAGCTAAACTTATAGAATTTCATATTGACAACAAAACAGACTCGATTTTAGTATGTGGAACAACAGGCGAACCGTCTACTATGACAACTGCCGAAAAATGTGCAGTAATAGACTTTACGGTTAAGCGTGTATCAGGCCGCATACCTATAATTGCAGGAGCCGGGACAAATAATACGGTATCAAGTGTTGAAATGGCAAAAAAAGCAAGCGAACTAGGTGCAGACGCCATTTTAGCCGTCACTCCTTATTACAACAAGTGTTCTGTTGCAGGGCTTATAAAGCACTTTAACGCTATGACAGATGCTTCTAAACTGCCGACTATTGTGTATAATGTCCCCTCTCGTACCGGGCTTAACATTACACCGGATACTCTTTTAAAACTGTCTGAGAACAAGTACATTGTAGGAATTAAGGAAGCAAGCGCCAATATAACCCAGATAGTAGAGATGGCAAGATTATGCGAAGGCAAAATAGACCTTTATGCAGGCAACGATGACCACGCTATACCTATAATGTCCGTAGGCGGGCTGGGCGTGATATCCGTAACCGCTAATGTAGCGCCAAAAGAAGTGCATGATATGGCTACAGCATATTTAAATAAAGATTTAGATACGGCCAAGAAATTACAGTTTATGTTAAACCCGTTGTCGGCTGCGCTTTTTAGCGATGTAAACCCGATACCTGTAAAGACTGCACTTAGATTGATGGGATTTGACATGGGAGAACTGCGGCTTCCCCTTTGCGACATGTCTTATGATAAATTAGATAAATTAAAAGTGGAGTTAGCTAAGTTAGGTAAGATAAACTAG
- a CDS encoding class I SAM-dependent RNA methyltransferase: MFRCFASCSFGLESEVAFELKKAGFSNVKSCDARVYFDANEGDIFHANLILRTADRVYIEIGKFIANTFDELFNKTASLRFEDYIPKDAAFPVTADSVKSDLKSVSDIQSICKKAIVERLKLKYHISHFPESKERYNVYVNILKDTVTVSLNTSGEGLNRRGYRIKNVAAPIRETLAAGILLLSRYKGESNFLDPLCGSGTIAIEAALIAKGILPGAKRSFDIENWRAFDLTKLKELRYSKKDLNKNVKLQAFDIDEKAVYAARANAASAGVLGDIEFKVRDVSKLELKNFYGNIVSNPPYAIRIGEQNGVRELYKNMGKVLLPNYNSNLSIICADDEFERYFGKRADSKRKLYNGNIRCTLFKYRKNAK; the protein is encoded by the coding sequence ATGTTTAGATGCTTTGCTTCTTGTTCTTTCGGCCTGGAATCCGAAGTTGCGTTTGAACTTAAAAAAGCAGGCTTTTCAAACGTTAAGTCTTGCGATGCGCGCGTTTATTTCGACGCAAATGAGGGAGACATTTTTCACGCCAACTTGATTTTAAGGACAGCGGACAGGGTTTACATAGAAATAGGCAAATTTATCGCTAATACATTCGATGAACTTTTTAATAAAACGGCATCTTTGCGCTTTGAAGATTATATTCCAAAAGATGCTGCTTTTCCAGTTACGGCTGATTCCGTAAAATCGGATTTAAAAAGCGTTTCTGATATACAGTCTATCTGCAAAAAAGCAATAGTTGAAAGGCTGAAACTGAAATACCATATCTCACATTTCCCGGAATCCAAAGAAAGATATAACGTATATGTAAATATTTTAAAGGATACTGTCACCGTTTCGCTTAATACGAGCGGAGAAGGCCTTAACAGGAGGGGATACCGGATAAAAAATGTTGCGGCTCCAATAAGGGAAACTTTGGCCGCTGGTATACTTCTTTTATCAAGATATAAAGGCGAAAGTAACTTTCTAGATCCGCTTTGCGGTTCAGGCACAATTGCCATAGAAGCCGCATTGATAGCAAAGGGGATACTCCCGGGCGCCAAGCGTTCGTTCGATATAGAAAATTGGCGGGCTTTTGACTTAACTAAACTCAAAGAGCTGCGTTATTCAAAAAAAGATTTAAATAAAAACGTCAAACTGCAAGCATTCGACATAGATGAAAAAGCTGTATACGCCGCACGCGCCAATGCTGCAAGTGCAGGAGTCTTAGGTGATATAGAATTTAAAGTACGCGACGTATCAAAGCTAGAGTTAAAAAATTTTTACGGCAATATCGTCTCAAATCCGCCTTATGCGATAAGGATAGGGGAACAAAATGGGGTAAGAGAGCTATATAAAAATATGGGGAAGGTACTGCTGCCCAACTATAACAGCAATTTAAGCATAATATGCGCAGACGACGAATTCGAACGCTACTTTGGTAAAAGGGCGGATTCAAAGCGCAAACTTTACAACGGAAATATACGCTGTACTCTATTTAAATACAGAAAAAATGCTAAATAA